A genomic window from Thermococcus nautili includes:
- a CDS encoding PaaI family thioesterase produces the protein MEQRTHRLTSERLVGRPLKIEPGKAEVELLTTEEMAVDEYGLVHGGFTFGLADYAAMLAVNEPTVVLGKAEVKFLKPVKAGERLMAKAKVIEDLGRKKLVKAEVSNEKNEKVFEGTFHCYVLERHVLE, from the coding sequence ATGGAGCAGAGGACGCACAGGCTTACCTCTGAGAGGCTCGTCGGAAGGCCGCTGAAAATCGAGCCCGGGAAAGCTGAGGTCGAGCTTTTAACTACTGAGGAGATGGCGGTTGACGAGTACGGCCTCGTTCACGGCGGCTTTACCTTTGGACTGGCAGACTACGCGGCTATGCTCGCCGTGAACGAGCCCACCGTTGTCCTCGGAAAGGCCGAGGTTAAGTTCCTCAAGCCAGTTAAGGCCGGTGAGAGGCTGATGGCCAAGGCCAAGGTAATCGAAGACCTTGGACGTAAAAAGCTGGTCAAAGCAGAGGTCTCCAACGAGAAAAATGAGAAGGTCTTTGAGGGAACGTTCCACTGCTACGTCCTTGAAAGGCACGTGCTCGAATAG
- a CDS encoding TrmB family transcriptional regulator yields MEELVERLMRLGLKEYEARVYAALVITGPAKASEIARESGVPRPRVYDVLKRLHERGFVEVSEGSPAYFRAVEPEKVIASLRDDYIRSAEEAIIMLKSRQRDRQEEWLPVWYLQGEWSVRSRAEELAEETGEEFVATFMEPALVLKFRRAFERAKEKGITPKILILTRKAFRESRLEELGDVYYLPLSKVLEGEPRDFMEAVARALFSTGERYVVKGLFVRDSRESLLVYEEGGIRGILVKIPFIPVIQREVVEYYLRKLDGYSSTCLSRT; encoded by the coding sequence ATGGAGGAGCTCGTTGAGAGGCTGATGAGGCTTGGCCTGAAGGAGTACGAGGCGAGGGTCTACGCGGCCCTCGTCATCACCGGACCCGCGAAGGCGAGCGAGATAGCCAGAGAGAGCGGCGTCCCGAGGCCCAGGGTCTACGACGTCCTGAAGAGGCTCCACGAGAGGGGCTTCGTTGAGGTCAGCGAGGGCAGTCCGGCGTACTTCAGGGCGGTTGAGCCCGAGAAGGTGATAGCGTCGCTCAGGGACGACTACATTCGCTCAGCGGAGGAGGCGATAATAATGCTCAAGAGCCGCCAGAGGGACAGGCAGGAGGAGTGGCTCCCCGTGTGGTACCTCCAAGGTGAGTGGAGCGTTAGGAGCCGCGCCGAAGAGCTCGCTGAAGAAACCGGAGAAGAGTTCGTGGCGACGTTTATGGAACCTGCTCTCGTCCTGAAGTTCAGGAGGGCCTTTGAGAGGGCGAAGGAGAAAGGAATAACTCCAAAAATCCTCATACTCACGAGGAAGGCCTTCCGCGAGAGCAGACTTGAGGAACTGGGAGATGTTTACTACCTCCCCCTTTCAAAGGTCCTCGAAGGTGAGCCGAGGGACTTCATGGAGGCGGTTGCGAGGGCCCTCTTCTCCACAGGGGAGCGCTACGTCGTGAAGGGCCTCTTCGTCAGGGACTCCCGGGAGTCTCTCCTCGTCTACGAGGAAGGCGGAATCAGGGGCATCCTAGTGAAGATACCCTTCATCCCCGTAATCCAGAGGGAGGTCGTGGAGTACTACCTCAGGAAGCTGGACGGCTATTCGAGCACGTGCCTTTCAAGGACGTAG
- a CDS encoding ABC transporter ATP-binding protein translates to MPALVVKELRKSYGDFEAVRGLSFEVERGEIFGLIGPNGAGKTTTIKTIVGLLKPDSGEIELLGRKMPDKGVLARVGYMPQELALYLNLTVEENLWFYSRLYGLPREEFERRKEEVLRFVGLEKFRDRLVAELSGGMQRRASLACALVHEPEFLILDEPTVGVDPGLRASFWRYFRELTDEGASILITTHYMDEAVNCDRVAIVIAGRVLVTATPEEIMAETGSATLEEAVLKLTGVKG, encoded by the coding sequence ATGCCCGCCCTCGTTGTTAAGGAGCTCAGAAAGAGCTACGGGGACTTTGAAGCCGTCAGGGGGCTCTCCTTCGAGGTTGAAAGGGGAGAGATATTCGGTCTCATCGGGCCGAACGGGGCAGGGAAGACGACAACGATAAAGACAATAGTCGGACTTCTGAAGCCGGATTCCGGCGAAATCGAACTTTTAGGCAGGAAAATGCCGGACAAGGGAGTTTTAGCCAGGGTCGGCTACATGCCGCAGGAGCTGGCCCTCTACCTGAACCTCACCGTCGAGGAGAACCTGTGGTTCTACTCCCGCCTCTACGGCCTCCCCCGAGAGGAGTTCGAGAGGAGGAAGGAGGAGGTGCTGAGGTTCGTGGGGCTTGAGAAGTTCCGGGACAGGCTTGTTGCTGAACTCAGCGGCGGGATGCAGAGGAGGGCCTCCCTCGCCTGCGCGCTGGTGCACGAACCCGAGTTTCTAATCCTCGATGAACCCACCGTGGGGGTTGACCCGGGGCTGAGGGCAAGCTTCTGGAGGTACTTCCGCGAGCTGACAGACGAGGGTGCTTCAATCCTTATAACGACGCACTACATGGACGAGGCCGTGAACTGCGACCGCGTTGCGATTGTGATTGCCGGAAGGGTCCTCGTCACGGCGACTCCTGAGGAGATTATGGCTGAGACCGGCTCGGCAACGCTCGAAGAGGCCGTTCTAAAGCTCACGGGGGTGAAAGGATGA
- a CDS encoding ABC transporter permease, translating to MNSGRVLAVARRSLLELRHDKRLLSYALITPIVLMVLFGLAFGGHVHDVKVVVVNDDGSFGSGFIGNLNASTFSVSRAETLGDALKELRDGRCWAVIYFPENPGEIRVYLDRSNTYIADAVVSGINAALMRTLEENGLRLPVRVSYNAVYGRNTKFMDTFLPGVMSLAVFLISTVLSILSFIGERNLGTLDRALASPLSEGEVVLGYSIASGVIGTIQAAIMLAIAVFGFGVNVEGSLLLAFALVALLAIVGVNLGILLSNLARNEAQAVQFVPMIVVPTFLLSGIFWPVEAIPKYLRPFSYLLPPTYAVDSLRSVMIRGWGLDKIWGDVAVLLGFGVLFLGLAVLNMKRRR from the coding sequence ATGAACTCAGGAAGGGTTTTGGCCGTGGCGAGGAGGAGCCTGCTGGAGCTGAGGCACGATAAGAGGCTCCTGAGCTACGCCCTAATCACGCCGATTGTCCTCATGGTGCTCTTCGGCCTGGCCTTCGGCGGCCACGTCCACGACGTTAAGGTGGTCGTCGTCAACGACGACGGAAGCTTCGGCTCCGGGTTTATTGGGAACCTCAACGCGAGCACGTTCTCTGTTTCGAGGGCGGAAACCCTGGGGGATGCCTTGAAAGAGCTGAGGGACGGGAGGTGCTGGGCCGTCATCTACTTTCCGGAGAATCCCGGGGAAATCAGGGTCTACCTCGACAGGAGCAACACCTACATAGCCGACGCCGTCGTTTCGGGCATCAACGCTGCGCTCATGAGAACCCTCGAGGAGAACGGCCTCAGACTGCCGGTCAGGGTCAGCTACAACGCCGTGTACGGAAGGAACACCAAGTTCATGGACACGTTCCTGCCGGGCGTCATGTCGCTCGCGGTGTTCCTAATCTCGACGGTGCTCTCAATCCTGTCCTTCATAGGCGAGAGGAACCTCGGAACGCTCGACAGGGCCCTGGCGAGCCCATTGAGTGAGGGGGAGGTGGTCCTCGGCTACTCGATAGCTTCGGGTGTGATAGGGACAATCCAGGCGGCGATAATGCTCGCCATAGCGGTCTTCGGCTTCGGGGTGAACGTTGAGGGGAGCCTCCTCTTGGCATTCGCCCTCGTGGCGCTCCTGGCAATCGTCGGCGTCAACCTCGGGATACTCCTCTCCAACCTCGCCCGGAACGAGGCGCAGGCGGTCCAGTTCGTCCCGATGATAGTCGTCCCCACGTTTTTGCTGTCGGGCATCTTCTGGCCGGTGGAGGCCATACCAAAGTATCTCCGGCCGTTCTCCTATCTGCTCCCCCCGACGTACGCGGTGGATTCCCTCAGGTCGGTCATGATTCGCGGCTGGGGGCTTGATAAGATATGGGGTGACGTGGCCGTTCTTCTCGGCTTTGGGGTCCTCTTCCTCGGCCTGGCGGTGCTCAACATGAAGCGCCGCCGCTGA
- a CDS encoding PadR family transcriptional regulator: MKYRDFLTLHVLHHARDGVTGSFMMEELRRHGYKLSPGTIYPLLHELERKGLLTSREEVRNGRRVRVYTITKRGIKALEEGKEKLRELCEELLEE, encoded by the coding sequence ATGAAGTACCGGGACTTCCTAACGCTCCACGTCCTCCACCACGCGAGGGACGGTGTCACAGGCAGTTTCATGATGGAAGAACTTAGGAGGCACGGCTACAAACTCAGTCCCGGCACGATTTACCCCCTCCTCCACGAGCTCGAGCGGAAGGGCCTTCTCACGAGCCGGGAAGAGGTTCGGAACGGGAGGAGGGTTAGGGTTTACACGATAACGAAAAGGGGCATTAAGGCCCTTGAAGAGGGAAAAGAGAAGCTGAGGGAGCTCTGTGAGGAACTCCTGGAGGAATGA
- a CDS encoding MFS transporter translates to MDEKEKRVFGISWNVFLLGIVSFLNDMSSEMIAPIVPAYLTEVLKVGKLAGGSIMGLIESASSLFKVLFGYFSDRFRKRKAFVFTGYALSTLSKGLLAFSRGPLDFLALRLLDRTGKGIRTAPRDALIAESSNGKTGKSFGFHRMMDTLGAVAGPLVVVLLIGLLSYLPRETLYRRIFLLSAVPGLLSLLIIALFVRDRGGEVKKKIAGVSSLKSRSLQLFLAVVAVGTLGRYSYAFTLWKAEELGYTVLQGSAFYALFNLIYALSAYPIGVYSDRVSKKALIGVGFLLSALASLCFAFARDLTVLLLAFVFYGLHMAVIDTVPRAYMAELAGEGEKGTVIGAYHTVVGVFAFPASLIAGYLWSAYSLTYSFLLASAMAFLAFVLLQFD, encoded by the coding sequence ATGGACGAGAAAGAAAAGAGGGTCTTCGGAATCAGCTGGAACGTCTTTCTCCTCGGCATCGTCAGCTTCCTCAACGATATGAGCAGTGAGATGATAGCGCCGATAGTTCCTGCTTACCTGACCGAGGTTCTCAAAGTCGGGAAGCTCGCGGGCGGTTCGATAATGGGCCTCATCGAGAGCGCGAGTTCGCTCTTCAAGGTCCTCTTCGGCTACTTCAGTGACCGTTTCAGGAAGCGCAAGGCCTTCGTGTTCACAGGTTATGCTCTCTCGACGCTCTCCAAGGGTCTGCTTGCCTTTTCGCGCGGTCCGCTCGACTTCCTCGCGCTCAGGCTGCTCGATAGAACTGGGAAGGGAATACGAACGGCCCCTCGCGACGCTCTAATAGCTGAATCGAGCAACGGAAAAACCGGAAAGTCCTTCGGCTTCCACAGGATGATGGACACCCTTGGCGCGGTTGCTGGTCCCCTCGTGGTGGTTCTGCTAATCGGGCTCCTCTCATACCTGCCGAGGGAAACCCTCTACCGGAGGATTTTCCTTCTCTCCGCCGTTCCTGGACTGCTGTCGCTCCTCATAATAGCGCTCTTCGTTAGGGACAGGGGCGGGGAAGTTAAGAAAAAGATAGCGGGCGTCTCGTCGCTGAAGAGCCGTTCCCTTCAGCTCTTCCTTGCGGTTGTCGCCGTAGGAACCCTCGGCAGGTACAGCTACGCATTCACCCTCTGGAAGGCCGAGGAGCTCGGCTACACGGTTCTTCAGGGCTCTGCCTTCTACGCGCTCTTCAACCTCATCTACGCCCTCTCGGCATACCCGATAGGAGTTTACTCGGACAGGGTGAGCAAGAAGGCCTTAATCGGCGTTGGCTTCCTTCTCTCGGCCCTCGCAAGCCTGTGCTTTGCCTTCGCGAGGGACTTGACGGTTCTTCTCCTCGCCTTCGTCTTCTACGGCCTCCACATGGCGGTGATTGACACGGTTCCGAGGGCGTACATGGCTGAGCTGGCAGGGGAGGGCGAGAAGGGGACGGTTATAGGTGCCTATCACACTGTGGTTGGAGTGTTCGCCTTTCCTGCCTCGCTGATTGCCGGCTACCTCTGGAGCGCCTACTCATTAACCTACAGCTTCCTCTTAGCTTCCGCCATGGCCTTCCTGGCCTTCGTCCTGCTCCAGTTTGATTGA
- a CDS encoding asparaginase: MRILIIGTGGTIASAKTEKGYKATLSVGEILEMAGIKGDGVEIEAKDILNLDSTLIQPEDWITIGKAVFESLNDYDGIVITHGTDTLAYTSSALSFMLRNVPIPVVLTGSMLPITEPNSDAPRNLKTALTFAMKGFPGIYVAFMDKIMLGTRVSKVHSLGLNAFQSINYPDIAYIKGEEVVIRHRPELPAGEPSFDPRIDPNVAYLRLTPGLSPEVFLAVAERVHGIVLEGYGAGGIPYRGRNLLEAVSKVAREKPVVMTTQALYGGVDLTRYEVGRRALEAGVIPAGDMTKEATLVKLMYALGRTGEVEEVRRIMEKNLAGELSSAF, encoded by the coding sequence GTGAGGATTCTAATAATCGGCACCGGCGGGACGATAGCGAGTGCGAAGACCGAGAAGGGTTACAAAGCCACGCTGAGCGTCGGCGAGATACTGGAGATGGCCGGAATAAAGGGCGACGGCGTTGAGATAGAGGCGAAGGACATACTCAACCTCGACAGCACGCTGATTCAGCCCGAGGACTGGATAACGATTGGAAAGGCCGTTTTTGAGAGCCTGAACGACTACGATGGAATCGTCATAACCCACGGAACGGATACCCTTGCATACACTTCTTCGGCCCTGAGCTTCATGCTGAGGAACGTTCCGATTCCGGTAGTTCTGACCGGCTCGATGCTCCCCATAACGGAACCCAACAGCGACGCACCGAGGAACCTGAAAACGGCCTTAACCTTCGCGATGAAGGGCTTTCCTGGGATATACGTCGCCTTCATGGACAAGATAATGCTCGGCACGCGCGTTTCAAAGGTGCACTCCCTCGGCCTCAACGCCTTCCAGAGCATAAACTATCCCGACATTGCTTACATCAAGGGTGAGGAGGTCGTTATACGGCACAGGCCCGAGCTTCCCGCTGGAGAGCCGTCCTTCGACCCGAGGATAGACCCGAACGTTGCTTACCTTCGCTTAACTCCAGGCCTTTCCCCGGAGGTCTTTCTCGCGGTTGCGGAGAGGGTTCACGGCATAGTTCTCGAAGGCTACGGCGCCGGGGGAATTCCCTACCGCGGGCGGAACCTCCTCGAGGCCGTCTCAAAGGTTGCGAGGGAGAAGCCGGTTGTTATGACGACGCAGGCCCTCTACGGTGGCGTTGACCTGACGCGCTACGAAGTTGGCAGGAGGGCCCTCGAGGCCGGCGTTATTCCCGCCGGAGACATGACGAAAGAAGCAACGCTCGTCAAGCTCATGTACGCCCTCGGCAGGACGGGGGAGGTTGAAGAAGTGAGAAGGATAATGGAGAAAAACCTTGCCGGGGAGCTCAGCTCAGCTTTTTGA